TTATACTATTATTATAGGATAGAAAAAGGGCCGACTTTTAAAAGCTCCacccagcccagcccagcccCACCCCACCAAATTTTATCATGCTAAATCttttttgctaaattttttatcatGCTAAATCAGTATAATAACGGATAAGATACAAAAAATTTCGCACTTTTTTATAGTTGTTAtcaattttactattaaaatagcaattttttacggttattatatatttattactaaaaaaaagtttttataatgaaatgataatcaatgtaatttttatttaataaataatcaaTGTAACTGATATAACAACTGGCATCACTAGTGGGGGATCGGGATTCGGGAGGACACGAACTCAAAACTTAAGTTTTGTTAACCCAATGCCTGGCCAATAGATCACGTGCCACACTGGTTAcgtcttcttctctttttaaatAACATACATTACTTTATAACACCTATATACTATTAGTCCCATCACACatgttttgacttttttttttgtcttagtgttgtaatttttttattttttatttaatttgggaAGTTTGTTTCGAAGATATAGATTAGTAAGAGAGTGTTCTATTTTGTAGGTATTTTAAGTGAagttagagatatatttttattgggttGTTCTCAAATTTTTCCCTATTAAACGTAAGTTTTAAAGGTATTTCTGAATCATATAAAAGTCTAGTTCAAAGAGAAGAATcctcttataaatagtatagatTATTTGTAATATCCTTAATTAATATTACATGATAAGTTGTGTAAGTAGTGATTGAATGATAGTATTTTCACAAGGGATTTGGTTTacctttagtattttttttaattggaattatttgtattttaattagaAACTGCCGCATcatccaataattaaataaaatgtgaagattaaaactcactatcatttatcattgtatatttaaaataaaatgacatatCCAGTTAAAAAAGAACTGGAAGTAAGCCAAACATTTTCACAAGCAcccacttttatttatttatttatagaaactCAACActgtagggatggcaatttttccccACCCCGCTTGACCCGCTCCTCCCCGCTTCGCCCCGTGCGGGTTTTTCCCGCTCTGCAAAGGTGGTagggcggggatggggcgagATTTTAGACCTGCACCATGGGACGGGACgaggcggggatgggtttacactttttagacccacctcACCCCGCCCCGCATTaataagggttaaattgtaattttatcgtatcctaaaaccctactatttaaacaaaaatatcatcagtttattttattctacctaacgtggctctacctcttttttctctctagcaaagttggaaataaggtaccaattttaacttttttttgtctttattataaacaaatttatatactattgaattgCTGATTTCATTCATGATTTATACGGTCTGTCTCAACTTACTTTTCATCATgaacataatatatttttttttaatgaggtaCGGGTCTGTGGCTCTAAATATGTGTTTGTgtcattgtttttgtaattttgcgTGGGCATTTGGCTGCTTAACAACACTGCCTCTTTATGCTTGTTAAAATCTATATCTATTTTACAagctgggtttttgttttttaatttttggagaaCAAGATGATGAGTGTCAAGGATATGTTTCCCTATTGGTTTGATTGCCAATATGATGGCATCAATCATGTACTAGGCTACTAGCTCTAGCTGTTCATTCTCGTTTTCCACGcaaaaatttatttacaatttaattttgttttatgtatttttattaaaaaatataaggtacaggtttttttttttttttttttaaaggggtaCAGGTTTGAGACTTTGTCCCATTCTCTATGAAATAGTCACAAAATGAGAGGAATTAACTAATGCATACTATTGACTACTTAGTATAAAGGAgatttgttttagtgttttttagGCCAATGAAATATGAATACCCATTTGTGTATGTGCTGCGGGTGCtatgatttttaatttaattgtttaacgACGTtactaaatatattttaattgtttaacaaCGTTGCCAGGgagatttgttttattttattttttttgttcccattattttatattatctttgttGGAGAAATATAGTTTGTCCATTACTAAGTTGCTAAATTAACATCAGGAAAAAAATGACTTCACATGAAAACATTGGTAGCTCCAATCCATCTGGCAGCAATCAATTTCCTTTGATAGTAGATGAAGATAATGCAACCCCATCATCACCTCTGTTGAATATGCCAAACGATGTCCAGGCAGTCCAACCTAGAAATGAAATAATTCAAGAAGAGGGGAAGTACAAATCAATTGTTTGGAatcattttaaaagaaagagagttgaTGAGAAAGACAAGGCTAAGTGCAATTATTGTAAGAAATTGCTAGTAAGGGGATCCAATTATGGCACTAAACATTTGCATGACCATGTGAAAATATGTCCAAGGAGAAAGTTTCAAGACATTAGGGATATGAATCAAAAAATTTTGGCGAGGGATCAAAATAAAGTGGATTCAATGGCAGGTGTGAATGCTTATAATTTTGATCAAAATGTATCAAGAAATGAACTTGCTCGTATGATCATCTTACATGAGTATCCCCTCTCTATAGTTGACCACATTGGTTTTAGAAAATATTCAACTTCTCTTCAACCATGGTTCAGGATGGTTTCTAGGAACACAATCAAGAAGGACATTTTGAGCATCTATgagaaagaaagggagaaatCAAAGCATGAAATTGATAAGAATCAAGGTAGAATTTCTATTACCACTGATATGTGGACTTCACAAAACAAAAGGCGAGGGTTTATGGTTGTAACAACACACTTCATTGATGGTCTGTGGAGATTACAAAGCCAAGTTATGAGGtactttttttaaagtatatattcatttttatgtttcaattaaattcttttcaaatgttttatgaaCTTATATCATTGTTGgttctaattatttaaatttctcatttaaGGTTTATTTATGTGCCATCTCCACATACGAAAGAAGTGCTTTCTAGTGTCCTTCTAGATACTTTGTTGGAGTGGAATATTGATAGGAAGTTATCTACTATGACTATGGACAATTACAGTACCAATGATGCAGTTATAAAAATTATCTTAGATAAGCTTCAACGTGGTGCACTTATTATGCGTGGATCAATGTTGCATATGCGTTGTGCAGCACATGTTCTTAATTTGATTGTTCAAGATGGTTTGGATGTAATTGGATCATGCATTGAAAAGGTTCGAGAAAGTGTGGGATTTTGGACTGCATCAACAAAGAGAAGGCAAAAGTTTGAAGAGATGGCTCGACAAGCACATGTTGAATGTACCAAAGAACTAGCCCTTGATTGTAAGACTCGTTGGAACTCTACCTATCTCATGCTTTCTATTGCTATAAAGTATCAAAATGTCTTTTATCGATTGAACATATGTGAGTCATCTTATAAGTGCATTCCAACAGAGGAAGAATTAGAGATGGCAAGTAATATATGTGAGAGATTGGCAGTGTTTCACAAGATTACAGAGCTATTTTCAGGTACCTCATACCCTACAGCTAATCTTTTATTTCCTAAGGTgtgtgaaataaaaatagttttgacTTCTTGGTTTACAAGCGCAAATGATGTGATTAGGAGTATGGCATTTAAAatgttggaaaattttgatttgttatTGGAATGTGATTCATGGTGTTATGGCTGTGACAACTATTTTAGACCCAAGATATAAGATTGAATTGTTAGAATATTAttttccaataatttatggTGATGAAGTTGATAATGAAATTCAAATGGTTAGAGATATTTGTTATGAAATGATTCGTGACTACAGTTCTGGGAGAATGGGTAGGGAAGGTACTCGTGGCCCTTGTGTGGGAGAGAATCTGCAAGTTGATGACTCCCTTATGGACTTTGAAAGATatcttagtaaaaaaaaaaggggtgggAATATTAAATTGGAGTTGGACCATTACCTTGAGGATGATTTAATGCCAAGAACTgtggattttgatattttggcatGGTGGAAATCTAATGGGCCAAAGTATCCTACTTTGCAACGTATTGCAAGGGATATCCTTGCCATTCCAG
This DNA window, taken from Quercus robur chromosome 2, dhQueRobu3.1, whole genome shotgun sequence, encodes the following:
- the LOC126693612 gene encoding zinc finger BED domain-containing protein RICESLEEPER 3-like codes for the protein MTSHENIGSSNPSGSNQFPLIVDEDNATPSSPLLNMPNDVQAVQPRNEIIQEEGKYKSIVWNHFKRKRVDEKDKAKCNYCKKLLVRGSNYGTKHLHDHVKICPRRKFQDIRDMNQKILARDQNKVDSMAGVNAYNFDQNVSRNELARMIILHEYPLSIVDHIGFRKYSTSLQPWFRMVSRNTIKKDILSIYEKEREKSKHEIDKNQGRISITTDMWTSQNKRRGFMVVTTHFIDGLWRLQSQVMRFIYVPSPHTKEVLSSVLLDTLLEWNIDRKLSTMTMDNYSTNDAVIKIILDKLQRGALIMRGSMLHMRCAAHVLNLIVQDGLDVIGSCIEKVRESVGFWTASTKRRQKFEEMARQAHVECTKELALDCKTRWNSTYLMLSIAIKYQNVFYRLNICESSYKCIPTEEELEMASNICERLAVFHKITELFSDPRYKIELLEYYFPIIYGDEVDNEIQMVRDICYEMIRDYSSGRMGREGTRGPCVGENLQVDDSLMDFERYLSKKKRGGNIKLELDHYLEDDLMPRTVDFDILAWWKSNGPKYPTLQRIARDILAIPVSTVALKSSFSTSGRLLSPHRSKLHQKTVEALMCAQNWLWAEINGSSSTIDGIEDKFQNILDDYDDEEESGVTMMEESGDSF